The sequence AGGCTCTGCTATGGGCACGAAATCTGTGTAGGCACCGTGAGAGATCGCGTTACGCAGATCCGCAAACTCCTTGAGATCCTCAGCCTGGTGGGGCGTAAGGATGCGGTCGCGCTCAGCCCAGCTGACCATACGAGAAAAGCCGTCGCTTTTCTTTGCACTCAACTTCGCACGAAGAAACCCTTCAATGTCGTTGAACGCTGCGAGAAAAGCAACGGCTCTGTGAGGTGTAGTGCTTTCCGACGATGTGCTCATGGCCTCCACTGTACGGGGCACTGTACTAGCACTGTACTAGCGCTGTACTAGCATTCGTGGCCTAGGTGCGGTAGTTACCCGTTTCCAGATAGTCGCAGGCGGCCATGGTTCCTTCGTTGTAACCGCGCAGGAAAGCGTCTTGACGTTGCTGTGACGAACCATGCGTCCACAAGTCAGGCTGAACCTCGCCCTGGGTGCGCTTCTGGATATTGTCATCGCCTACGGCGCGTGCGGTATTAATCGCTGCCTCGACTTGCTGCGGTGTGACGGATTCCAAGTAGGCATTCTCTCCCTCGTCGGCATGGTTTACCCAGATGCCTGCGTAGCAGTCTGCCTGCAGTTCCAGCTTGACCGCATTGGAGTCCTTGCCCGGATTGTTGTAATCGATCAAGCCGATGGTGCCTTCCAGGTATTGGATGTGGTGGCCGAATTCGTGGGCGACAATGTACATCTGTGCCAGAGGGGCGCTCGACCCGCCGAGCTGCTCGAGCTGATCGAAGAAGCTCACATCGAAATAGGCAGACGTGTCACCGCCACAATAAAAAGGCCCGGTGTGTGCAGACGCGTAGCCGCAGCCAGATTGGGTAGAGTTTTGGAACAAGACGAGCCCCGGCTGGGTATATTCCAGGCCAGCCTGCTCCGGCAGGATTTCGGCCCACATTTGGTCGATGGATTCAGCTGCCCCCAACACGCGACAGTCTGCATACTGGTTTGCGTCGTCGGTTGTCTGGCAGTGGTCAAGACTATACCCAGTATCTTGAGCGCGTTGCGGGCTGCCGGCGATTTGGTCGAGCTGGGCCGGGTTTCCACCCATCAAAAGGAATAAACCCACGAGCAAAAGGCCACCGATGCCACCGCCACCCAGGGCGATTGCACCACCACGGCCACCGCCGGTGCGTGCACGGTTTTGATTGAGCTGACGCCCACCTTTGAAAGTCATGCGATAATCATGCCACGTCGTGTATGCGTCGGTGCACTGAACGGGTGGACTGAATGAGAGAAATCCTCATAAAGGTAGGAAAATTCGGCCCGAATTTCCTTCAAACCGGTGGAAATGAGGGGTAGGGCAAGAAACAAAGAGTCAGAGGGGGTAGACTTTCGAACGTTCATCATCACCACACGTGGAAGGACGTGGAAGAAACCGTGCTGCGCACTCACCTGGCGGGAGACCTCCGCAAAGATATCGCTGGCCAAACCGTCACCTTGACGGGCTGGGTGGCTCGTCGTCGTGATCATGGTGGCGTGATCTTCATCGATTTGCGCGACCGCTCCGGCTTGGCACAGGTGGTGTTCCGCGAGTCTAGTGTTGCTGAGGCGGCGCACGATTTGCGCAGCGAGTTCGTCATCCAGGTCACCGGTAAGGTAGAGCCACGCCCAGCAGGCTCTGAAAACCCGAACATGCCATCCGGCGAGATCGAGGTTAACGTCACCGAGCTGACCGTGCTAAATAAGTCTGCAGCTCTGCCATTCCAAATCGAAGACGCATCCTCGGGCGAAGTCGGTGAGGAAACCCGTTTGAAGTACCGCTACCTGGACTTACGCCGCGAGCGCCAGGCAGCTGGCCTGCGCCTGCGTTCCAAGGCCAACAAGGCTGCACGCGAGGTGCTGGACCGCCACGACTTCACCGAAATCGAAACCCCAACGCTGACCCGTTCTACCCCAGAGGGCGCCCGTGACTTCCTTGTGCCAGCACGTTTGCGCCCGGGTTCCTGGTACGCATTGCCCCAATCCCCGCAGCTGTTCAAACAGCTGCTCATGGTTGCGGGTATGGAGCGCTACTACCAAATCGCCCGCTGCTACCGAGATGAAGACTTCCGTGCGGACCGCCAGCCGGAGTTCACTCAACTTGACGTTGAGATGAGCTTCGTTGACCAGGACGATGTGATCGCTTTGGCCGAAGAGATCCTCGTGGAGCTGTGGAAGCTGATCGGCTACGACATCCAGACCCCGATCCCACGCATAACCTACGCCGAAGCAATGGAAAAGTACGGCTCTGATAAGCCAGACCTCCGCTTCGACATTGAGCTGGTGGAGTGCACTGAGTTCTTTAAGGACACAACATTCCGGGTGTTCCAGAATGAGTACGTTGGCGCCGTCGTGATGGACGGTGGCGCTTCCCAACCCCGCCGCCAGCTCGACGCCTGGCAGGAATGGGCTAAACAGCGCGGTGCGAAGGGGCTGGCCTACATCCTCATCGGTGAAGACGGTGAATTGTCTGGCCCGGTGGCGAAGAACATTACCGACGCAGAACGCGCAGGCATTGCTGGCCACGTCGGTGCAAAGCCGGGAGACTGTATCTTCTTCGCAGCTGGCGAGACTAAAAGCTCGCGCGCGCTCCTAGGTGCCGCACGTGGCGCGATTGCGGAAAAGCTCGGGCTGATCAAGGACGGCGACTGGGCATTTACCTGGGTGGTCGACGCCCCCATGTTCGAGCCTGCCGCAGATGCCACCGCCTCTGGTGACGTAGCACTGGGTAACTCTAAGTGGACAGCAGTCCACCACGCGTTTACCTCCCCGAAGCCAGAGTTCCTGGACTCGTTCGACAAGCAGCCAGCTGAGGCATTGGCTTATGCCTACGACATCGTGTGCAACGGCAACGAGATCGGTGGTGGCTCCATTCGTATCCATGACCGTGACGTGCAAGAGCGCGTGTTCGACGTGATGGGCATTGGCGAGGAAGAAGCGCGCGAGAAGTTCGGCTTCTTGCTGGATGCCTTCGCTTTCGGTGCTCCTCCACATGGTGGCATTGCTTTCGGCTGGGACCGCATCGTTTCCCTGCTCGGCGGCTACGAATCAATTCGTGATGTTATCGCCTTCCCGAAGTCGGGTGGTGGCGTCGATCCGCTGACTGACGCACCTGGACCAATTACGCCTGAGCAGCGAAAGGAGACTGGTGTGGACTTCAAACCGAAGAAAGAAAAGAAGAACGAAAACCAGGCTAAGGCGAAAGGCGCAGCAGAGACCACCGCCGCAGCAGGCACCGACAATGCTTAAACCGGAGCGCAGTAGAACTTGGACGTGAACCTCCCGGTGCCAGCGGTGTGCTGGCCACACGGGAGGTTTCGTGTGTTCCAGGCCATGGGACCGGTCCCGCATGGCACCATGGAAGTGGATACTTGTGAAGGAGCTCAAGATCATGGACTCAAGCCAACACCACGATGACAAAAGCATCACCGAAATCGCAGAGGATCTGCTCACCCGGCGCTATGGCGGTACGCAAAAACTCCAGGATCCGGTAGAACTCAGTGGCTCAGGCCACGCCCGCGTAATCCGCGCGCGAGTGACCTCTAGCCCTTTCCTTCCGCACCGAACCGTGATTTTGAAGCAGTCGCCACGCACGGGTGACCTTGTTGAAGATGCCGCCTTCCTGCGAGAAGTAGCATCCTACCAATTCACTACCTCCTTGGCTGAAGAGTTCCGTCCGGGGCCGGTAATTTTGGCGCATGACTGCAATAGTCGCCTGATCGTCTTGTCCGATAGCGGTGATGGTGATACGTTTGCCGATTTGCTGGAAGAATCAGATCCCGAAAAACGTGTTCAAATCCTACGCGCTTTGGGAACATCGTTGGGCCGGATGCACTCTGGTACCGCAGGCAAGGAAGAAGCCTTCAACATCTTGCTCAGTCGGCTAGGCAGAAACGACGAGAATGCTCACCGGTTTCAAGAAATCCGCGAGCGACTGCTGGAACTGGGATTTGCAGTAGGCCTGGATATCATCCGCAACGCCGGCATCGAGGTTCCACGCGAAGCAAGTGAAACAATGCCTACAATCCAGCGCCGTTTGCGCCAAGGCCGCTACCGCGCTTTTACCCCTTTCGATCTCTCACCAGACAACATCATCGTGGCTGACCGCACCGAGTTTCTGGACTATGAGTGGGCAGGGTTTCGAGATGTCTCGTTCGATCTAGCGTGTGTCATCGCGGGTTTCCCGCAATATATTTCCTTGCAGCCGATTTCAGATGATGAAGCCGCAGCCTTCACGGAGGCGTGGCTGCATGAAGTAGACGAGCTATGGCCAGGTTTAACCAACGAAGACGTGCTTCACGAACGCATCACAATCGCCCTGGTTGGGTGGGCTTTTTCCAGCGTGACCTTGATGTACTATGGCTCCCTGGCCAATATCATTTCGAGTCATGCCGCAGCCCGCGACTATCTTGAGATCACCACGGAGGATCTCGACCGCCTTGGAATCAACCCAGACCGCAGTTCCGAGACCAACACTAACTTGCTAAAGCCTGCTAACGATGTCGACTTCACTGAGGATGAATTGCTTGTGCGGCGCGATCTTTATGAAACTTTTGAGGCGTTGGGGCGCTTTGCCGCCGCCGGCCGTAATTCCTCCTACTCGGTCTTGTCTGAATTCGCATTCCACGTTGCCGAAATACTGAACGATGCACGGCTGTAGGCTCATCACGTAGTCTAAGTTCATAGTTCAAACAGAAGAGGTTCATGCAGGAGGGGTTCATGCAGGAAGGATTATTCGGAGATCCCAGCGCGCGTCGCGACGACGATTCCGCTCTCCGGGGAACCTCTTTTTTTCAGGCAGGTGCTGGGGCACCCTTAGCCGCTCGCATGCGGCCCCAATCCTTGGATGAAATTGTGGGCCAAGAACACCTCCTCGGTGAAGGTAAACCGCTGCGACGCCTGATTGAAGGATCGGGTGACGCTTCGGTGATCTTGTACGGTCCGCCCGGTACGGGAAAAACAACAATCGCGTCCCTGATTGCCCAGACGATGGGCGATAACTTCGTGGGATTGTCCGCATTGACCTCTGGGGTAAAGCAAGTCCGCCAAGTCATCGACAGCGCCACGCGTGATTTGCGCAGTGGTCGTCGTACCGTGTTGTTTATCGATGAGGTGCACAGATTTTCCAAAACTCAACAGGATGCGTTGCTCGCAGCAGTGGAAAATCGCACGATCTTGCTCGTGGCGGCGACGACGGAAAATCCTTCGTTTTCTGTCGTGGCACCGTTGCTGTCTCGTTCGCTGCTGCTGAAATTAGAGCCCCTGGATGCGGAGGATTTGCGTGAGGTGATCACGCGAGCCGTCGTCGATAAGCGAGGCCTTGACGGCAGGATTACGCTTGCCGACGATGCCCTTGACCAGCTGGTGCTGCTCGCCGGGGGCGACGCACGACGCTCTCTAACTTATCTGGAAGCTGCTGCTGAGGCTGTCAACGACGGCGCAGAACTCACGTTGGAAACGGTTCGCCACAGCGTCAATCGAGCGATTGTGCGTTACGACCGCGACGGTGACCAACACTACGATGTGACCAGCGCCTTCATTAAGTCCATCCGGGGTTCGGATGTGGATGCTGCGCTGCACTATCTGGCGCGCATGATCGAGGCAGGCGAGGACCCCCGTTTCATCGCCCGAAGGCTGGTTATTCATGCCTCTGAGGATATTGGAATGGCTGACCCGACGGCGCTGCAGACGGCAACAGCTGCATACGAAGCTGTTAGTTTCATCGGAATGCCGGAAGGTCGACTGCCCTTGGCGCAGGCCACTATCCACTTAGCGACGGCACCGAAGTCCAACGCGACGTATGTGGCTATTGATCGCGCGCTTGCCGACGTCCGCGCGGGAAAGGCAGGCCATGTACCTGCGCATCTCCGCGACGGACACTATGAGGGCGCAAAAGCGATGGGGCATGCGGTGGGGTATCTTTATCCGCATGACCACCCGACAGGCGTTGTCGCGCAGCGCTATATTCCGGAGGGCTTGGACGACGCCATTTATTATGAGCCGACTGATCACGGAAACGAGAACAGGATCCAGAATTTCGTCGGCAAGCTACGCAGAATCGTCCGCGGGCACACACGCGGGTAAAGTGTAGCGGAGTTACACCAATAACGCTGAGCGAAGCTCAGCAGAATAGAACAGACCGAAGGAGACCGCTCATGCAAACCCATGAGATCCGGGACCGCTTTACCAATTACTTTATAAGGAACGGCCACCAGGCCGTTCCGAGCGCGTCGCTGATCCTGGATGATCCTACCTTGCTGTTTGTCAACGCAGGCATGGTCCCTTTTAAACCGTATTTCCTGGGGCAGCAAAACCCGCCGTTCGAGTCAGGTACCGCAACCTCCATCCAGAAGTGCGTACGCACTCTGGATATTGAGGAGGTGGGGATAACTACCCGACACAACACGTTTTTCCAGATGGCTGGAAATTTCTCTTTCGGCCAATATTTTAAAGAAGGCGCTATCACGCACGCGTGGACGCTGTTGACATCGTCTGTTGCAGACGGTGGTTATGGGTTGGACCCTAAGCGGCTGTGGGTCACCGTGTACCTCGACGATGATGAGGCAGCCGACATTTGGGAAAACAAGATCGGTGTCCCCGCGGAGCGTATCCAGCGGCTCGGGATGGAGGACAACTACTGGTCTATGGGTATTCCGGGACCCGCGGGCCCCTGTTCGGAGATCTACTACGACCGTGGTTCGGACTACGGCCAGGACGGTGGCCCAGCCGTCGACGACAACCGCTACCTAGAGATTTGGAATCTCGTGTTTATGCAGTTTGAGCGCGGTGAGGGTGACAATAAGGGCGGCTTTGACATCCTTGGTGAGCTGCCGCAAAAGAATATTGATACCGGCATGGGTGTAGAGCGCGTTGCCTGTATCCTGCAGGGGGTGGAAAACGTCTACGAGACTGATCTGCTGCGCCCCGTCATCGACGCTGCTGAAACACTGACAGGTACCAAATACGATGACGGTAACGCCGACGCCGATATTCGTTTCCGTGTGATCGCAGACCATGCACGTACTTCGATGATGATCATCCTAGACGGTGTAACCCCATCGAACGAGGGCCGCGGTTATATTCTGCGCCGACTTTTGCGCCGCATTGTGCGCTCTGCTCGTCTGCTGGGCGCAACCGGCGAGACTCTGGACACGTTCATGAACACCATCATGGACACCATGACACCGTCATTTCCTGAGATTGCGGAGAACCGGGAGCGGATCTTGCGTGTGGCTACTGCCGAAGAGCGCGCCTTCTTGAAGACCCTTGCTTCCGGCACCGAGCGTTTCGACGACGCCGCAGCCGAGGTGAGGTCTAAGGGTGCACGGATCTTGTCGGGTTCTCAGGCGTTCGAACTGCACGACACGTATGGTTTCCCCATCGACCTCACCATCGAGATGGCCGCTGAAGCTGGCCTCGAAGTAGACATGGCAGCTTTCGATGCAGAGATGACGCAGCAGCGGGAGCGCGCCAAGGCGGACTCCCGTGCGAAGAAGAGCGCAGGGGCCGATGAGTCCGTCTACCGCGAGTGGGTTGACAACCAGCCGACGGAGTTCGTGGGATTCGATAACCTTGAGGCAGAATCGACAGTGATCGGCTTGGTTAAGGACGGCCACAAGGTCAACCAGGTCACCGCAGGCGATGAAGTAGAGGTGATCCTGGATTTGTCGCCGATGTACGCTGAGGCAGGTGGCCAGCTCGGCGACCGAGGCCGAATTATCGTTGGCGACACCGTGCTTAATGTCAACGACGTGCAGAAAATTGGCAAGAAGTTGTGGGTTCACAAGGCGACTGTGCAAAACGGTGGCCTCGATTTAGGCTCCGTCGTGCGCGCCGAGGTTGATGGGCGCTGGCGCCATGGTGCGCGTCAAGCACATACCGCGACTCACCTGATTCACGCAGCCCTTCGTGAAGTGCTTGGCCCTACCGCTGTTCAAGCTGGGTCGATGAACAAACCTGGCTACCTGCGCTTCGACTTTAACTTCACTGAGCAACTTACCGAGGCACAGCTGGAGCAGATTTCGGTTATCGCCAACCAGGCGGTGGACGCTGACTACGCAGTAAATACCATTGAAACCTCTCTTGATGAGGCGAAGGCAATGGGAGCAATCGCGCTATTCGGTGAGAATTATGGCGACCAGGTACGGGTGGTTGAAATCGGCGGGCCGTTTTCCATCGAACTGTGTGGAGGTACTCACGTGGATCACTCCTCCCAGATCGGCCCGATCGCAGTGCTTGGAGAATCGTCGGTAGGTTCCGGCGCGCGCCGGATTGAGGCATATTCTGGTATGGATTCCTTCCGCTATTTCTCGAAGGAAGCCGCATTGGCCTCCGGTCTAGCCCAGGAGTTAAAGACCCCTACCAACCAACTCCCAGAGCGCATCGCTCAATTGACCGAGAAACTCAAAGCAGCCGAGAAAGAAATCGCAGCACTGCACCAGAAGCAGTTGCTTAGCCAAACCGGTGAGTTAATGGAGAAGTCGGTCCACGCCGGAGACTTCACACTGTTGAACCACCAACTGTCTGACGGGACCAATGCCGGTGATCTTCGTACCATTGCCCAAGATCTGCGTGGACGCTTCGGTGAACAACCAGCGGTTGTTGTGCTCACCGCTGCTAACTCCGGCAAAGTCCCGTTTGCTGTTGGCGTTTCTGCCGGTGCCCTCGACAAGGGCATCAAGGCGGGCGACATGGTGAAAGTATTTGCAGGGTACGTCGACGGTAAGGGAGGCGGTAAACCCGACCTCGCACAAGGCTCCGGCTCGAACGCTGCAGGCATTGAGGAAGGTTTCCGCGCAATTCATGAAGAGCTTCAGGCACGGTAACCTCCAGCGGTGCCCGGTCGGGTTCGATCACATACGGACGAATTCTGTAGCAATTGGTGACGTTCACACGCTTTTTGGGGTACTGTAACGGATTGGTTACGAAACACGCCCGGATGTGTAGCTATCACAACATATAAAGCGGATAGCGTGGATGCGACCGGAAATACCGTCATTTCAACTTGTGAAGGACACTGGACTAACGCCTATGGCTGCTCAGCAGATCACACACGACACACCCGGTGTCGATGACCCCGGCCCAGGTCGGCGCATCGGCATCGATGTCGGGACAGTTCGAATGGGTGTTGCCTCATCGAATCGGGAGGCCACACTGGCCACTCCGGTGGAAACAGTGCCCCGAGTCACCGGTTTCAAAGACCGTGATCAAGAAGATATTGATCGTTTGCTTGACATTATTGAGGAATACCAGGCGGTCGAAATCGTCGTCGGGCTGCCCCGAAATCTCAAAGGCCATGGATCCGCGAGTGTAAAACACGCAAAAGAAATCGCCTTTCGCATCAATCGCAGGCTCGGAGGCACCATCCCCGTGCGCTTAGCTGATGAGAGATTAACCACAGTTGTTGCCCACCAAGCTTTACGCGCATCAGGTGTCTCGGAGAAGGCAGGCCGTGCCGTGGTGGACCAAGCAGCAGCGGTAGAAATCCTCCAATCGTGGCTCGACGGCCGCGCAAACTATCTCAAGATCAGTAGTGAGAGTAAGGAGAACAATTCATGAGCTCCCAGCGTTCATCCCGGGGTCGCACCGGTGCAGTAGCGGTACTGGTCACCTCATTACTGCTGATCATCGGCGCAGTCGCCTATATCGGTTTCGCCGTGACTACATCATCAGGTAACTCCGTCTCGCGCGACTTCGAAGGTACCGGCAACGGTGTGGAGCAAATCATTGAGATCCCGGAAGGAAGCTCGATGTCAGCCCTGGGCCCAGAGTTGGAAGAGTTGGGCGTCGTTAAGTCCGACTCTGCGTTCCAGACGGCTGCCGCCAACAACCCTGATTCGGGGAATATTCAGCCTGGTTTTTATCGTCTGCAGAAGCAGATGAGCGCTGCCGCTGCGGTGGAGGCACTACTGAACCCCGAGAATCAGATCGATCTGCTAGACATTCCAGGTGGCGCTACCCTGTCCGACATCACCGTGGTTGGCGGTGACACCCGGTTTGGAATCTACACCATGATTTCGAATGTCACCTGTGAAAACGGCAGCCAGGAACAGTGCATCACCGCCGGCGAGCTTGAAAGTGCAGGTGCTAATGCAGACCCTGGCGTACTGGGCGTGCCCACGTGGGCCCTGGCTCAGGTCGAGGAGCGCACCGGCGATCCGAAGCGGATCGAAGGATTGATCGCACCAGGCCAATACGTTGTTGACCCGAATTCAACCGCCGAGGAAATCCTCACCGATCTCATTACTCGTTCGACAGCAAAGTACAATGACACGGGCATCGTTGAACGTGCAGGAGCGATCGGCCTGACCCCGTACGAGCTGCTGACCGCAGCCTCGCTGGTGGAGCGTGAGGCTCCTGCCGGTGAGTTCGATAAGGTCGCCCGTGTTATTCTTAACCGCCTCAATGAGCCGATGCGCCTCGAGTTCGACTCCACAGTGAACTACGGCCTCGAGGACGTCGAGGTAGCAACCACCGACGAGGACCGCGCCCGCGAAACCCCGTGGAACACGTATGCGATGGACGGCTTGCCTGCCACCCCGATCGCCTCTCCATCAGAAACGGCGATCGAGGCAATGGAGAACCCAGCGGACGGTAACTGGCTGTTCTTCGTCACCATCGACCAGGACGGCACCACGGTATTCAATAACACCTTTGAGGAACACCTCAACGACGTGCAGCGTGCACAACAGTCCGGCATCCTCGACTCCAATCGCTAGGAGCACACTACAGATGTCTACTCTTACCTCCGCGACATACAAGGCCGCTGTACTGGGGCTGCCCGTTGAGCACTCACTGTCACCAGTCTTGCACGGCGCGGGTTTCTCTGCCGCCGGATTAGACAACTGGGAGTACGAACGCATTGAGTGCTCCGCGGAAGATCTTCCACGCATTGTTGGTCAAGCCAGCGAGGACTACCGCGGTTTCTCAGTCACAATGCCCGGCAAGTTTGCGGCGCTGGAATTCGCCGACGAGGTCACCGAGCGCGCACGCTTGATCGGGGCAGCGAACACACTCGTACGCACTGAAGTGGGCTGGCGCGCCGATAACACCGACTGTGAGGGCATACTCTACGCCTTTAGTGAGCTTATCGACGATCAATCCACACTCGAACACGTCGTTCTGATTGGGGCGGGGGGTACAGCGCGGCCCGCTGTGTGGGCGCTGGGAACGTTGGGCGTGGAACGCATCACAATGATCAATCGGTCCGACCGTCGTGCAGAGTTCGAAGAGCTGATCGCGCGTTTCGACGCCACCGTTGATTTCGTACGCTTCGATGCAGAGCTAGAGTCCATCACGATGTCGGCCGATGCCATTATTTCCACTGTTCCATCCGCGGGGATCGAAGACTATGTTCCACAGTTGGGGCATGCACCAGTGCTTGACGTGATCTATGATCCGTGGCCCACCCCGTTAGTGATCCGGGCCGCTGCCAATGGATATCGCACCGTGGGCGGTCACGTGATGCTGGCTGGCCAGGCCTATAGTCAATTTGCACAGTTTACCGGCGTGGACGCCCCACGCGAGGCGATGCGCCGAGCGCTGGAGGACCGCCTCGGCTAGCATCGGTGCCATGGTAGGACTCGGGGGAGTACTTTTGTGGAGCGTTGCTCTTTGCTTTTATGATGTGGCATTTCGGCGTCTCCCAGACTGGCTTACAGTACCGGCAGGGGTGGTAGCCATCGCGACTGCGGTAATCCTCAATCCGCATGCCTTGGTCGGGGCGATCTGGCCGTTTCTGTACTTGTGCGTGGCATGGCGAGCAGGCGGGATAGGAGGCGGGGACATCAAGTTGGCGGTGCCACTAGGGATCTGGGTGGCGTGGCACACGG comes from Corynebacterium cystitidis and encodes:
- a CDS encoding prepilin peptidase, which translates into the protein MVGLGGVLLWSVALCFYDVAFRRLPDWLTVPAGVVAIATAVILNPHALVGAIWPFLYLCVAWRAGGIGGGDIKLAVPLGIWVAWHTGVFGTIIAMALASAFTVCALLCARPLRGSSSGAHGPAMLLGAWTVVGVELLKTSGGAFSMG